One window of Athalia rosae chromosome 4, iyAthRosa1.1, whole genome shotgun sequence genomic DNA carries:
- the LOC105687492 gene encoding kinesin-like protein unc-104 isoform X8: MSSVKVAVRVRPFNNRELSREAQCIIDMVGNTTSIVNPKAPPGTKDAVKSFNYDYSYFSMDPNDDNYSSQIMVYKDIGEEMLQHAFEGYNVCIFAYGQTGAGKSYTMMGKQEEGQEGIIPQICDDLFRKISRNSSDELKYSVEVSYMEIYCERVRDLLNPKNKGNLRVREHPLLGPYVEDLSKLAVMSYQDIHDLIDEGNKARTVAATNMNETSSRSHAVFTIFFTQQRHDSTTDLVTEKVSKISLVDLAGSERADSTGAKGTRLKEGANINKSLTTLGKVISALAEIATKKKKKADFIPYRDSVLTWLLRENLGGNSKTAMIAAVSPADINYDETLSTLRYADRAKQIVCKAVVNEDANAKLIRELKEEIQKLRELLKQEGIDVQEGPDGKVTYEKKESRDEQTIRTIKRDDDVKETRQRVPSHPASTLAEEAVDQLQASEKLIAELNETWEDKLKRTESIRLQREAVFAEMGVAVKEDGMTVGVFSPKKTPHLVNLNEDPFMSECLIYYIKDGFTRIGSAEANIPQDIQLCGPYILSEHCAFENHEGIITLIPKKGALIYVNGREIEERIILKTGSRVILGKNHVFRFNHPDQVRERREKSSPAETPGNGETVDWNFAQIELLEKQGIDLKAEMEKRLLVLEEQFRKEKEEADQLFEEQRKNYEARIDALQKQVEEQSMTMSMYSSYTPEDFNNIEEDIFVNPLFDAESNWSEREFQLAAWAFRKWKYHQFTSLRDDLWGNAIFLKEANAISVELKKKVQFQFTLLTDTLYSPLPVDLLPVLEDEDDDERPFPRTIVAVEVQDTKNGATHYWTLDKLRQRLELMRHLYNEDLSPSTPEAKEDFFPCLTVCSNQKFSLANLLPSRQRLELMREMYHNEAELSPTSPDYNIETITGGDPFYDRFPWFRMVGRSFIYLSNLMYPVPLIHKVAIVNEKGDVKGYLRVAVQAVIEEENSEYSSGVRQSARISFEDDLFGNHRYNKRNTLVTQTLEKNQQNFLQEERMVEGQTEVKECKEGKDDEEVGDADSGRGDSSVSSDMKEDELPEHLQPGVEFTFRVTVLQAMGISTEYADIFCQFNFLHRHDEAFSTEPVKNAGKGNPPLGFYHVQNITVTVTKSFLEYLKTQPIVFEVFGHYQQHPLHKDAKLEYSARQPPKRMLPPSIPISQPVRSPKFGSVLPSPSTSHVHAKYDVLVWFEICELAPNGEYVPSVVDHSDDLPCRGLFLLHQGIQRRIRITIVHEHASELRWKDVRELVVGRIRNTPEPEEEDNDSSVLSLGLFPGEYLEIPGDDRCMFRFEAAWDSSLHNSALLNRVTSYGEQIFMTISAYLELENCGRPAIITKDLSMIIYGRDARVGPRSLKHLFSGHYRNQEANRLSGVYELVLRRSSEAGSPGVQRRQRRVLDTSSTYVRGEENLHGWRPRGDSLIFDHQWELEKLTRLEEVERVRHTLLLRERLGIDKVPLCNKTTHDFTKSEKEVCNMVAKATSEPHASPIKLKKSTSKDIYEPWEMTDRERELATKCVKLIQGRIPSKEPIVLSDVSPAEDTITDMSTSMISSIMSTSSQELSSPERARLQELQDSMIAGESASQVNSMAPAPLGSSSPLKESLVLYVPEVEEIRISPVIARKGYLNILEHKTNGWKKRWVAVRRPYVFIFKEEKDPVERALINLATAQVEYSEDQLAMVRVPNTFSVVTKHRGYLLQTLGDREVYDWLYAINPLLAGQIRSKLARKGPTSNIASITLAPPSETQPQAK, encoded by the exons ATGTCGTCGGTGAAGGTGGCGGTGCGGGTGAGACCCTTCAATAATCGTGAATTGTCCCGCGAAGCTCAATGTATCATTGACATGGTTGGCAATACAACGT CTATCGTCAACCCGAAAGCACCACCTGGAACCAAAGACGCTGTCAAAAGCTTCAACTATGACTACTCGTATTTCTCCATGGAC CctaacgatgataattattcttcACAAATCATGGTGTACAAAGATATCGGGGAGGAAATGTTGCAGCATGCGTTTGAAG GATACAACGTATGTATTTTCGCTTACGGACAAACCGGAGCGGGCAAATCCTATACAATGATGGGAAAACAGGAGGAAGGTCAAGAAGGAATTATTCCACAGATATGTGATGATCTGTTTAGAAAAATTAGTAGAAATTCTAGCGACGAGCTCAAATATTCCGTCGAGGTGAGCTACATGGAAATATATTGCGAACGAGTACGTGATCTGCTGAATCCCAAAAATAAGGGAAATTTACGAGTAAGAGAACATCCTCTTCTTGGTCCGTATGTCGAAGACTTATCCAAGCTAGCGGTCATGTCGTATCAAGATATTCACGATCTTATTGACGAGGGAAACAAAGCAAG GACCGTTGCGGCCACAAACATGAACGAGACATCGAGCAGATCTCACGCAGTTTTcacaatatttttcacacaACAGAGGCATGATAGTACAACGGATTTagtgacggaaaaagtcagcAAGATCTCGTTGGTGGACTTGGCTGGTTCTGAAAGGGCAGATTCTACAGGTGCAAAAGGTACCAGGCTCAAAGAAGGTGCCAATATCAATAAAAGTTTGACTACTCTGGGGAAAGTCATCAGCGCATTAGCTGAAATC gcaacaaagaaaaagaagaaagcagACTTCATTCCATACAGAGATTCGGTTTTAACCTGGTTATTGCGTGAAAATCTTGGTGGCAATTCTAAAACTGCAATGATCGCCGCTGTCAGTCCAGCTGATATCAATTACGACGAAACCCTCTCCACATTAAG ATATGCGGACAGGGCGAAACAGATCGTATGCAAAGCTGTTGTCAATGAGGATGCTAATGCTAAGCTCATCAGAGAactgaaagaagaaattcagaaACTACGGGAACTTCTGAAACAAGAAGGCATCGACGTACAAGAAG GGCCAGATGGCAAAGTCActtatgaaaagaaagaatcta GAGATGAGCAGACCATAAGAACTATCAAACGAGACGATGACGTCAAAGAAACTAGACAACGGGTTCCATCGCATCCTGCATCTACTCTTGCTGAGGAAGCTGTTGACCAGTTGCAAGCGAGTGAGAAACTTATTGCTG AATTGAACGAAACTTGGGAAGACAAGCTGAAGCGAACGGAATCAATACGCCTACAAAGAGAAGCAGTGTTTGCTGAGATGGGTGTAGCTGTAAAAGAAGATGGCATGACTGTTGGTGTATTCTCACCAAAAAAGACACCGCATTTAGTAAACCTCAATGAAGATCCCTTTATGTCCGAGTgtcttatttattatataaaagATGGGTTCACCAGGATTGGTTCCGCTGAAGCTAATATTCCGCAAGACATACAACTTTGTGGTCCATATATTCTAAGTGAACATTGCGCATTTGAAAATCATGAGGGCATCATCACGCTAATACCCAAAAAAGGTGCTCTGATTTACGTCAATGGTCGGGAAATCGAAGAACGTATTATTTTAAAGACTGGATCCCGAGTAATCTTGGGAAAGAACCATGTGTTCAGATTCAATCACCCTGATCAAG TGCGAGAGCGTCGCGAGAAGAGTTCACCTGCTGAGACACCTGGTAACGGAGAGACAGTTGATTGGAATTTCGCACAAATTGAATTATTGGAGAAACAGGGTATTGATTTGAAAgctgaaatggaaaaaaggctACTCGTTCTTGAAGAACAATTCCgcaaggaaaaagaagaagcagatCAACTCTTCGAAGAACAGAGAAAG AATTATGAAGCACGAATTGATGCTCTCCAGAAGCAAGTTGAAGAGCAGAGCATGACAATGTCTATGTACAGTAGTTATACTCCAGAAGATTTCAACAATATTGAAGAAGATATATTCG TCAACCCCTTATTTGACGCAGAGAGCAACTGGAGTGAGCGCGAATTCCAGCTAGCAGCTTGGGCATTTCGTAAATGGAAATATCATCAGTTTACCAGTCTCCGAGATGATCTGTGGGGCAACGCTATTTTCCTCAAGGAAGCTAACGCCATTTCTGTAGAGCTTAAGAAAAAG GTTCAGTTCCAGTTTACTCTTTTGACGGACACTTTGTATTCACCATTGCCAGTCGATTTGTTACCAGTActagaagatgaagatgatgatgagAGGCCATTCCCTCGGACTATTGTGGCTGTTGAGGTCCAAGATACCAAAAATGGTGCAACACATTATTGGACACTTGATAAGCTAAG ACAGCGCTTGGAGTTGATGCGACACTTATACAATGAAGACTTGAGTCCCAGCACTCCGGAGGCCAAAGAGGATTTTTTCCCATGCCTTACGGTCTGCTCTAATCAGAAGTTCTCACTCGCAAATCTTTTGCCTTCGAG ACAAAGGCTGGAGCTGATGCGGGAAATGTATCATAACGAAGCAGAGTTATCACCAACTTCTCCGGACTATAATATCGAAACTATTACGGGGGGTGACCCTTTCTATGATCGATTTCCATGGTTTCGGATGGTTGGAAG ATCATTTATATATCTGAGCAATCTTATGTATCCAGTACCACTTATACATAAGGTTGCTATCGTCAATGAAAAAGGAGATGTTAAGGGTTATTTGAGAGTTGCTGTACAAGCTGTTATTG AAGAGGAAAACAGCGAATATTCAAGTGGCGTAAGACAGTCTGCTCGTATATCATTTGAAGACGACTTATTTGGTAATCATAGATACAACAAACGAAATACCCTCGTCACACAAACTCTtgagaaaaatcagcaaaattTCTTGCAAGAAGAACGTATGGTTGAGGGACAGACTGAAGTAAAGGAGTGTAAGGAGGGAAAAGATGATGAAGAAGTTGGAGATGCAGATAGTGGCAGAGGTGATAGCTCAGTTTCTAGTGATATGAAAGAGGATGAATTGCCGGAACATCTTCAACCTGGAGTTGAGTTCACATTTAGAGTGACAGTATTGCAGGCAATGGGAATATCAACAGAATACGCAGATATCTTTTGTCAATTTAA TTTTCTGCACCGACACGATGAAGCATTTTCAACAGAACCCGTTAAGAATGCCGGTAAAGGAAACCCTCCACTAGGCTTTTACCATGTACAAAAT ATAACTGTGACAGTTACGAAATCGTTTCTGGAATATCTCAAAACTCAGCCCATTGTGTTCGAAGTATTTGGCCACTACCAACAGCATCCACTGCACAAAGATGCCAAATTAGAATA CAGTGCCAGGCAGCCACCAAAAAGGATGCTTCCACCTTCAATCCCCATAAGTCAGCCAGTTCGATCACCAAAGTTTGGTAGTGTTCTACCTTCACCTAGTACGTCACACGTTCACGCCAAATATGACGTCCTTGTGTGGTTCGAAATCTGCGAATTGGCACCAAACGGCGAATATGTCCCATCAGTAGTTGACCATAGTGACGATTTACCTTGCCGTGgattatttcttcttcatcaaGGGATACAGCGGCGTATTCGCATTACGATCGTGCATGAGCATGCGTCAGAACTTCGATGGAAAGATGTTAGAGAACTTGTTGTCGGACGCATTCGTAATACCCCAGAACCTGAAGAAGAGGACAATGATTCTTCAGTGCTATCTCTTGGGTTGTTTCCAGGAGAGTATCTAGAGATACCAGGGGATGACAGATGCATGTTTAGATTTGAAGCAGCTTGGGATAGTTCTCTGCACAATTCGGCGTTGTTAAACAGAGTGACATCCTATGGCGAACAAATCTTCATGACCATTTCTGCATACTTGGAG CTTGAAAATTGCGGCAGACCAGCTATCATAACAAAGGATCTCAGTATGATAATTTATGGACGAGATGCGAGAGTGGGTCCTCGATCGCTGAAGCATTTGTTCAGCGGTCACTATCGCAATCAGGAAGCCAATCGACTCAGTGGCGTTTACGAACTGGTGTTACGACGTTCGTCTGAAGCAGGTAGCCCAG GTGTACAGCGGCGACAGCGCAGAGTACTAGATACAAGCTCTACGTATGTTAGAGGGGAAGAAAACCTTCACGGATGGAGACCACGAGGTGATAGTTTGATTTTTGATCATCAATGGGAATTGGAAAAGCTCACACGACTCGAAGAAGTCGAACGAGTCAGGCACACGCTTTTACTTCGAGAAAGACTTGGAATTGATAAAGTACCACTTTGCAATAAGACAACACATGATTTTACCAAAAGTGAGAAG GAGGTATGTAACATGGTTGCAAAGGCTACTAGTGAGCCACATGCGAGCCCGATCaaactaaaaaaatcaacaagtaAGGATATATACGAGCCTTGGGAAATGACAGATCGAGAACGTGAACTCGCAACAAAGTGCGTCAAATTAATACAAGGCAGAATTCCCAGCAAAGAGCCAATCGTTCTGTCCGACGTATCACCTGCAGAGGATACTATAACTGATATGTCTACATCAATGATTTCCTCAATCATGTCTACGTCATCACAAGA GTTGAGTTCACCAGAGCGTGCTCGTCTTCAGGAACTCCAGGATAGTATGATAGCCGGTGAATCTGCTAGTCAAGTCAACAGTATGGCACCGGCGCCTCTCGGTTCCTCATCACCTTTGAAAGAGAGTTTAGTTCTGTATGTGCCAGAAGTAGAAGAAATTCGTATTAGCCCCGTAATTGCGAGAAAAGGATATTTGAACATCTTGGAACACAAAACTAACGGCTGGAAAAAACGTTGGGTG GCTGTTCGTAGGCCATACGTTTTTATCttcaaagaggaaaaagatccCGTTGAAAGAGCACTTATCAATCTTGCTACTGCACAGGTTGAATATTCCGAAGACCAACTGGCAATGGTTAGAGTACCCAACACATTTAG TGTTGTAACTAAACACCGTGGTTATCTTCTCCAAACACTCGGTGATAGAGAAGTTTACGATTGGCTTTACGCTATTAATCCTTTATTGGCTGGACAGATTAG GTCTAAGCTGGCTCGCAAGGGCCCTACTTCCAATATCGCTTCTATTACGTTAGCCCCACCTTCAGAGACTCAACCGCAAGCTAAATGA
- the LOC105687492 gene encoding kinesin-like protein unc-104 isoform X1, translating to MSSVKVAVRVRPFNNRELSREAQCIIDMVGNTTSIVNPKAPPGTKDAVKSFNYDYSYFSMDPNDDNYSSQIMVYKDIGEEMLQHAFEGYNVCIFAYGQTGAGKSYTMMGKQEEGQEGIIPQICDDLFRKISRNSSDELKYSVEVSYMEIYCERVRDLLNPKNKGNLRVREHPLLGPYVEDLSKLAVMSYQDIHDLIDEGNKARTVAATNMNETSSRSHAVFTIFFTQQRHDSTTDLVTEKVSKISLVDLAGSERADSTGAKGTRLKEGANINKSLTTLGKVISALAEIAATKKKKKADFIPYRDSVLTWLLRENLGGNSKTAMIAAVSPADINYDETLSTLRYADRAKQIVCKAVVNEDANAKLIRELKEEIQKLRELLKQEGIDVQEGPDGKVTYEKKESRDEQTIRTIKRDDDVKETRQRVPSHPASTLAEEAVDQLQASEKLIAELNETWEDKLKRTESIRLQREAVFAEMGVAVKEDGMTVGVFSPKKTPHLVNLNEDPFMSECLIYYIKDGFTRIGSAEANIPQDIQLCGPYILSEHCAFENHEGIITLIPKKGALIYVNGREIEERIILKTGSRVILGKNHVFRFNHPDQVRERREKSSPAETPGNGETVDWNFAQIELLEKQGIDLKAEMEKRLLVLEEQFRKEKEEADQLFEEQRKNYEARIDALQKQVEEQSMTMSMYSSYTPEDFNNIEEDIFVNPLFDAESNWSEREFQLAAWAFRKWKYHQFTSLRDDLWGNAIFLKEANAISVELKKKVQFQFTLLTDTLYSPLPVDLLPVLEDEDDDERPFPRTIVAVEVQDTKNGATHYWTLDKLRQRLELMRHLYNEDLSPSTPEAKEDFFPCLTVCSNQKFSLANLLPSRQRLELMREMYHNEAELSPTSPDYNIETITGGDPFYDRFPWFRMVGRSFIYLSNLMYPVPLIHKVAIVNEKGDVKGYLRVAVQAVIEEENSEYSSGVRQSARISFEDDLFGNHRYNKRNTLVTQTLEKNQQNFLQEERMVEGQTEVKECKEGKDDEEVGDADSGRGDSSVSSDMKEDELPEHLQPGVEFTFRVTVLQAMGISTEYADIFCQFNFLHRHDEAFSTEPVKNAGKGNPPLGFYHVQNITVTVTKSFLEYLKTQPIVFEVFGHYQQHPLHKDAKLEYSARQPPKRMLPPSIPISQPVRSPKFGSVLPSPSTSHVHAKYDVLVWFEICELAPNGEYVPSVVDHSDDLPCRGLFLLHQGIQRRIRITIVHEHASELRWKDVRELVVGRIRNTPEPEEEDNDSSVLSLGLFPGEYLEIPGDDRCMFRFEAAWDSSLHNSALLNRVTSYGEQIFMTISAYLELENCGRPAIITKDLSMIIYGRDARVGPRSLKHLFSGHYRNQEANRLSGVYELVLRRSSEAGSPGVQRRQRRVLDTSSTYVRGEENLHGWRPRGDSLIFDHQWELEKLTRLEEVERVRHTLLLRERLGIDKVPLCNKTTHDFTKSEKEVCNMVAKATSEPHASPIKLKKSTSKDIYEPWEMTDRERELATKCVKLIQGRIPSKEPIVLSDVSPAEDTITDMSTSMISSIMSTSSQESVYQHKSDWFEQPRGIIIRTRSKSCIFRLSSPERARLQELQDSMIAGESASQVNSMAPAPLGSSSPLKESLVLYVPEVEEIRISPVIARKGYLNILEHKTNGWKKRWVAVRRPYVFIFKEEKDPVERALINLATAQVEYSEDQLAMVRVPNTFSVVTKHRGYLLQTLGDREVYDWLYAINPLLAGQIRSKLARKGPTSNIASITLAPPSETQPQAK from the exons ATGTCGTCGGTGAAGGTGGCGGTGCGGGTGAGACCCTTCAATAATCGTGAATTGTCCCGCGAAGCTCAATGTATCATTGACATGGTTGGCAATACAACGT CTATCGTCAACCCGAAAGCACCACCTGGAACCAAAGACGCTGTCAAAAGCTTCAACTATGACTACTCGTATTTCTCCATGGAC CctaacgatgataattattcttcACAAATCATGGTGTACAAAGATATCGGGGAGGAAATGTTGCAGCATGCGTTTGAAG GATACAACGTATGTATTTTCGCTTACGGACAAACCGGAGCGGGCAAATCCTATACAATGATGGGAAAACAGGAGGAAGGTCAAGAAGGAATTATTCCACAGATATGTGATGATCTGTTTAGAAAAATTAGTAGAAATTCTAGCGACGAGCTCAAATATTCCGTCGAGGTGAGCTACATGGAAATATATTGCGAACGAGTACGTGATCTGCTGAATCCCAAAAATAAGGGAAATTTACGAGTAAGAGAACATCCTCTTCTTGGTCCGTATGTCGAAGACTTATCCAAGCTAGCGGTCATGTCGTATCAAGATATTCACGATCTTATTGACGAGGGAAACAAAGCAAG GACCGTTGCGGCCACAAACATGAACGAGACATCGAGCAGATCTCACGCAGTTTTcacaatatttttcacacaACAGAGGCATGATAGTACAACGGATTTagtgacggaaaaagtcagcAAGATCTCGTTGGTGGACTTGGCTGGTTCTGAAAGGGCAGATTCTACAGGTGCAAAAGGTACCAGGCTCAAAGAAGGTGCCAATATCAATAAAAGTTTGACTACTCTGGGGAAAGTCATCAGCGCATTAGCTGAAATC GCG gcaacaaagaaaaagaagaaagcagACTTCATTCCATACAGAGATTCGGTTTTAACCTGGTTATTGCGTGAAAATCTTGGTGGCAATTCTAAAACTGCAATGATCGCCGCTGTCAGTCCAGCTGATATCAATTACGACGAAACCCTCTCCACATTAAG ATATGCGGACAGGGCGAAACAGATCGTATGCAAAGCTGTTGTCAATGAGGATGCTAATGCTAAGCTCATCAGAGAactgaaagaagaaattcagaaACTACGGGAACTTCTGAAACAAGAAGGCATCGACGTACAAGAAG GGCCAGATGGCAAAGTCActtatgaaaagaaagaatcta GAGATGAGCAGACCATAAGAACTATCAAACGAGACGATGACGTCAAAGAAACTAGACAACGGGTTCCATCGCATCCTGCATCTACTCTTGCTGAGGAAGCTGTTGACCAGTTGCAAGCGAGTGAGAAACTTATTGCTG AATTGAACGAAACTTGGGAAGACAAGCTGAAGCGAACGGAATCAATACGCCTACAAAGAGAAGCAGTGTTTGCTGAGATGGGTGTAGCTGTAAAAGAAGATGGCATGACTGTTGGTGTATTCTCACCAAAAAAGACACCGCATTTAGTAAACCTCAATGAAGATCCCTTTATGTCCGAGTgtcttatttattatataaaagATGGGTTCACCAGGATTGGTTCCGCTGAAGCTAATATTCCGCAAGACATACAACTTTGTGGTCCATATATTCTAAGTGAACATTGCGCATTTGAAAATCATGAGGGCATCATCACGCTAATACCCAAAAAAGGTGCTCTGATTTACGTCAATGGTCGGGAAATCGAAGAACGTATTATTTTAAAGACTGGATCCCGAGTAATCTTGGGAAAGAACCATGTGTTCAGATTCAATCACCCTGATCAAG TGCGAGAGCGTCGCGAGAAGAGTTCACCTGCTGAGACACCTGGTAACGGAGAGACAGTTGATTGGAATTTCGCACAAATTGAATTATTGGAGAAACAGGGTATTGATTTGAAAgctgaaatggaaaaaaggctACTCGTTCTTGAAGAACAATTCCgcaaggaaaaagaagaagcagatCAACTCTTCGAAGAACAGAGAAAG AATTATGAAGCACGAATTGATGCTCTCCAGAAGCAAGTTGAAGAGCAGAGCATGACAATGTCTATGTACAGTAGTTATACTCCAGAAGATTTCAACAATATTGAAGAAGATATATTCG TCAACCCCTTATTTGACGCAGAGAGCAACTGGAGTGAGCGCGAATTCCAGCTAGCAGCTTGGGCATTTCGTAAATGGAAATATCATCAGTTTACCAGTCTCCGAGATGATCTGTGGGGCAACGCTATTTTCCTCAAGGAAGCTAACGCCATTTCTGTAGAGCTTAAGAAAAAG GTTCAGTTCCAGTTTACTCTTTTGACGGACACTTTGTATTCACCATTGCCAGTCGATTTGTTACCAGTActagaagatgaagatgatgatgagAGGCCATTCCCTCGGACTATTGTGGCTGTTGAGGTCCAAGATACCAAAAATGGTGCAACACATTATTGGACACTTGATAAGCTAAG ACAGCGCTTGGAGTTGATGCGACACTTATACAATGAAGACTTGAGTCCCAGCACTCCGGAGGCCAAAGAGGATTTTTTCCCATGCCTTACGGTCTGCTCTAATCAGAAGTTCTCACTCGCAAATCTTTTGCCTTCGAG ACAAAGGCTGGAGCTGATGCGGGAAATGTATCATAACGAAGCAGAGTTATCACCAACTTCTCCGGACTATAATATCGAAACTATTACGGGGGGTGACCCTTTCTATGATCGATTTCCATGGTTTCGGATGGTTGGAAG ATCATTTATATATCTGAGCAATCTTATGTATCCAGTACCACTTATACATAAGGTTGCTATCGTCAATGAAAAAGGAGATGTTAAGGGTTATTTGAGAGTTGCTGTACAAGCTGTTATTG AAGAGGAAAACAGCGAATATTCAAGTGGCGTAAGACAGTCTGCTCGTATATCATTTGAAGACGACTTATTTGGTAATCATAGATACAACAAACGAAATACCCTCGTCACACAAACTCTtgagaaaaatcagcaaaattTCTTGCAAGAAGAACGTATGGTTGAGGGACAGACTGAAGTAAAGGAGTGTAAGGAGGGAAAAGATGATGAAGAAGTTGGAGATGCAGATAGTGGCAGAGGTGATAGCTCAGTTTCTAGTGATATGAAAGAGGATGAATTGCCGGAACATCTTCAACCTGGAGTTGAGTTCACATTTAGAGTGACAGTATTGCAGGCAATGGGAATATCAACAGAATACGCAGATATCTTTTGTCAATTTAA TTTTCTGCACCGACACGATGAAGCATTTTCAACAGAACCCGTTAAGAATGCCGGTAAAGGAAACCCTCCACTAGGCTTTTACCATGTACAAAAT ATAACTGTGACAGTTACGAAATCGTTTCTGGAATATCTCAAAACTCAGCCCATTGTGTTCGAAGTATTTGGCCACTACCAACAGCATCCACTGCACAAAGATGCCAAATTAGAATA CAGTGCCAGGCAGCCACCAAAAAGGATGCTTCCACCTTCAATCCCCATAAGTCAGCCAGTTCGATCACCAAAGTTTGGTAGTGTTCTACCTTCACCTAGTACGTCACACGTTCACGCCAAATATGACGTCCTTGTGTGGTTCGAAATCTGCGAATTGGCACCAAACGGCGAATATGTCCCATCAGTAGTTGACCATAGTGACGATTTACCTTGCCGTGgattatttcttcttcatcaaGGGATACAGCGGCGTATTCGCATTACGATCGTGCATGAGCATGCGTCAGAACTTCGATGGAAAGATGTTAGAGAACTTGTTGTCGGACGCATTCGTAATACCCCAGAACCTGAAGAAGAGGACAATGATTCTTCAGTGCTATCTCTTGGGTTGTTTCCAGGAGAGTATCTAGAGATACCAGGGGATGACAGATGCATGTTTAGATTTGAAGCAGCTTGGGATAGTTCTCTGCACAATTCGGCGTTGTTAAACAGAGTGACATCCTATGGCGAACAAATCTTCATGACCATTTCTGCATACTTGGAG CTTGAAAATTGCGGCAGACCAGCTATCATAACAAAGGATCTCAGTATGATAATTTATGGACGAGATGCGAGAGTGGGTCCTCGATCGCTGAAGCATTTGTTCAGCGGTCACTATCGCAATCAGGAAGCCAATCGACTCAGTGGCGTTTACGAACTGGTGTTACGACGTTCGTCTGAAGCAGGTAGCCCAG GTGTACAGCGGCGACAGCGCAGAGTACTAGATACAAGCTCTACGTATGTTAGAGGGGAAGAAAACCTTCACGGATGGAGACCACGAGGTGATAGTTTGATTTTTGATCATCAATGGGAATTGGAAAAGCTCACACGACTCGAAGAAGTCGAACGAGTCAGGCACACGCTTTTACTTCGAGAAAGACTTGGAATTGATAAAGTACCACTTTGCAATAAGACAACACATGATTTTACCAAAAGTGAGAAG GAGGTATGTAACATGGTTGCAAAGGCTACTAGTGAGCCACATGCGAGCCCGATCaaactaaaaaaatcaacaagtaAGGATATATACGAGCCTTGGGAAATGACAGATCGAGAACGTGAACTCGCAACAAAGTGCGTCAAATTAATACAAGGCAGAATTCCCAGCAAAGAGCCAATCGTTCTGTCCGACGTATCACCTGCAGAGGATACTATAACTGATATGTCTACATCAATGATTTCCTCAATCATGTCTACGTCATCACAAGAGTCAGTATACCAACACAAATCTGATTGGTTTGAACAG CCCAGAGGAATAATTATCCGGACCCGATCTAAGTCGTGCATCTTTAGGTTGAGTTCACCAGAGCGTGCTCGTCTTCAGGAACTCCAGGATAGTATGATAGCCGGTGAATCTGCTAGTCAAGTCAACAGTATGGCACCGGCGCCTCTCGGTTCCTCATCACCTTTGAAAGAGAGTTTAGTTCTGTATGTGCCAGAAGTAGAAGAAATTCGTATTAGCCCCGTAATTGCGAGAAAAGGATATTTGAACATCTTGGAACACAAAACTAACGGCTGGAAAAAACGTTGGGTG GCTGTTCGTAGGCCATACGTTTTTATCttcaaagaggaaaaagatccCGTTGAAAGAGCACTTATCAATCTTGCTACTGCACAGGTTGAATATTCCGAAGACCAACTGGCAATGGTTAGAGTACCCAACACATTTAG TGTTGTAACTAAACACCGTGGTTATCTTCTCCAAACACTCGGTGATAGAGAAGTTTACGATTGGCTTTACGCTATTAATCCTTTATTGGCTGGACAGATTAG GTCTAAGCTGGCTCGCAAGGGCCCTACTTCCAATATCGCTTCTATTACGTTAGCCCCACCTTCAGAGACTCAACCGCAAGCTAAATGA